The sequence CAGCTGAATGCCTGCCGTCAGTGCTTGGCCCTGCGGGATCACGTTCGGGCTAGCTTGCTCCTTGCAGGCAGGGAGAATGCCGGAACCGCCAACGAGAATACAGATTGGACGGTCGTGATGCAGTAGATCGTATCGATGGGACATGATAGTTCTCCAGAAAAGACGGAGTCACCCAAGCCCCAGGCGGGGTTTTCGGGATCCCCGCAAGTGAATGAAATGTAAGTAGACAATCTGCGTGCAAGCTGGTCGGTGATGTGGCGATACTGGCCGCCAGACAGGAGCGCCTCAGTACATGGAATTTCCAGTACCTGTGGAGCTATTCATGTAAAAGACCTGGCCAGGTAGATGAATGGCCAGTTCACTGTTGCAAGGGCAACGTATCGGTGCCAGAGGCACCGATGAGAGTGGCGGGTAACGACCGCTACGCCTGCCGCAACGGTGCGGCAAGATCCAGTGATAAGTCCGCGATGGACAAGGACCGGAGCAACTTGAGAGCGATTCTCAACATATGCATGTCTATTTTTGCACTGGTCGCGTCGCAATGCAAGCGGCGGAAATGGCCAAGTTCGACGAAAAGCACCCTGATTTTAGAAGTTTCCCCCTTGCATTTGGCACGTCGAGGTAAGACTTCATCCGCGACAACCGTATCGGCGCGGTGTCTATACAGGAAGCTACATGGAGGAGCGCGCCGGGCGTGGGCCTTTGATTGGCTCGGGTAGCGGCGGCATAGGCTGGTCGGAGACCCATACCCATGCGCCTGGAGTCGCGCGCAGCTGCGCGGCCTTCTCGGCTTTAGATTTTTCGGTCCAGAAGGTGCTGATGGTATGCAAAGGCACGGGCATGGGCCCTGCATCGAGCAGTAGCGCTGTGGCGAAACGTGCTGCATGCGTACTGTCATATGCCAGCGGTTTCATAAAATGCCGGCGTGCGCTGGTGAGTGCATGTACCAGCTGCGCCTCATGTGCATCCTCAATGGGGATCCAGTTTGCAGTTGTCGTCATCAGACTTACCGCATGGATGAGGAACGCCGCTTCAGTCTTTGGATAGATCAGTGCGCACAGGATAATGCGCAATGCTGACTCAGGATCGGCATCCTTCATCAAAAATGTCGCGGCAAAGGTGTGTTCAATTTTCTTCCAGGACTTTTCGTCAATGAACAGCGGTACGTCCGACATGTGTTTTATGGCGATTTTTTTGCCATTTACAGAATCTGCGACGCATTTGAATTCACCGACGATGATCCCCATGCCGGTTGATCCCTCTTCAACATGACTGGTCAAGGAACCGAATTTGCGGCGGCGCCTTTCGGCGATCTCTGTTTTGCGCTGTTCGTTAAATTGCTCTGGCACGTATAAATGCTCCGAAAGCGGTCTTCCTTTGATCCTGGTACTATCCGCCACCTCCATGAGGTATTTATGGATGACGGCCTGGCTACGTTTGCCTTCCATCGCCGGCAACCATCGATTGAAGCCGGCCCGGTCGAAGAGATAATGCATGACGGCGCGCAGCGACATCTTCCTTTTTGCCACACTCACGTCGACCGGCTCCGT comes from Janthinobacterium sp. 64 and encodes:
- a CDS encoding DUF1173 family protein codes for the protein MYLVRGRRMDDNAAELQQALAELHGTSERPRCLCMPGGVDMYIARMDRCLLKRMPGTGHKHHPSCKSFEPEYSDSGLGELMGEAVVDNGDALTEIYVNFPLKKSCGIARHPVKKTEPVDVSVAKRKMSLRAVMHYLFDRAGFNRWLPAMEGKRSQAVIHKYLMEVADSTRIKGRPLSEHLYVPEQFNEQRKTEIAERRRRKFGSLTSHVEEGSTGMGIIVGEFKCVADSVNGKKIAIKHMSDVPLFIDEKSWKKIEHTFAATFLMKDADPESALRIILCALIYPKTEAAFLIHAVSLMTTTANWIPIEDAHEAQLVHALTSARRHFMKPLAYDSTHAARFATALLLDAGPMPVPLHTISTFWTEKSKAEKAAQLRATPGAWVWVSDQPMPPLPEPIKGPRPARSSM